In Cyclopterus lumpus isolate fCycLum1 chromosome 9, fCycLum1.pri, whole genome shotgun sequence, a single genomic region encodes these proteins:
- the ercc6l2 gene encoding DNA excision repair protein ERCC-6-like 2 isoform X2: MASPSAVEKATWREGDTCLAPDPRDGSLRETTIKRLTSTSHDHDMTAWVVFTDHSKDEEEEEEEEEEAVPVSKLTRPGVNHFTQEKPLFPSSVTDTRLCVPLLLSDVDGDRVPYTINRYLRDYQREGIGFIYNNYICSRGCILGDDMGLGKTVQVIGFLAAVLHKTGTWEDIKNNRPQFLQSQMPSKQSKPNKVFLIVAPLSVLYNWKDELDTWGHFQFVVVHGLKKEEELARIKKGRIEIALTTYETLRLCLDQFNNIDWSAVVVDEAHKIKNPNSQITQAMKDLKCKIRVGLTGTILQNNLEELWCVMDWAIPGCLGILGHFKNKFSDPIERGQRHSATKRVLATGRKTVRALVKKISCWFLRRTKALIREQLPKKDDRVVYCSLTDFQETVYRTVLDTEDVTLMLRSSEKCDCQSGRTRSRCCYETNTEGVQMKGLYFSYLAILRKVANHTALLQSTAGSSKKQKYVGAICAKVFQKFPDFLQRCKDEAFEALSDPMYSGKMKVLQKLLKFYRQRRDKVLIFSLSTKLLDVLESYCMAEGLDYSRLDGATKAKDRVQIVKEFNSSCHINLCLVSTMAGGLGLNFVGANVVVLFDPTWNPANDLQAIDRAYRIGQCRDVTVLRLISLGTVEEVIYLRQVYKQQLQCSVMGKESSRRYFEAVQGHGVHKGELFGINNLFRLQTKGTCLTRKILEREGRVEAGVMTSSTHTGDEKEEETKAVSEPADSPATDGPVPNNESAKEKGSASKVSRGVLDFSSGSEEDEDEQGLKRKASSPSAIDGNTSGNAVTGPGRMSLLQHGFSRLLERVKGKPELAEGDSSDTVDESPFEEDAEDQKMEATSSGITKNSNTRNGPVCFPKFGPKTWDFSSGSDREDGDNGDKKTQERFPLLKKSDDAVRKRQDLKGRANKKTPVDEESDEKASSNKKKPNKVKTPVPKVRCFEGYSDESDDLDIEAKTWPRRDTLNSHGPRGRERLDRNRKRQSAGVRDNARSKYTEDIETFTSSEDEHTPVKKGRSTGCHFTSPQMERSRVELAKDGRRASTTNRTEREAAAPKAVSFTNLKSQTSPASKGKDRTIDSVLGGVHEVVYTHSNQRVVGGSKAEERISRAAVRDVFERKMYSQLPANHLLGTQESFSASPPASQPFSPPVRPQKPSVDHPVTFFSKSVHHTGHATCIIGETPQAIRRQQLEEMAEKFKFPSVHQFAVEILRGNSTRRLVWLREFYTSLNLPDLANTVTNNFPQHDSAQTSSSTVTSSTAFKRTAKSHTHTRTPQKDVPKAKREPKHTEKNPKPKTKPEASHSVSVPQKKSRHPQNDDPEPQTQPRNPQNDVLSAQKKQKVAENNVLEPLSDVMSLESEEQEETACSARGHKRTKRGSVSRSGAFRAGSGGLGLDQASSSGLGSGKATAFHNCTDRRIPSSPDLSHGRSTALSKPTAQEREKEQKTSSRTSEPFQGQRENSQTSPPEQAKSTSSRRSLLTDLIGDTSILDDLLKPKLRGAQQRGPPKSPPALSSVSVLNTDPGSAALIDSPHKPPVHQVVPKGSRKDFWDILNEGNEDSINRLTDPAEVHRVCINTNFAARGRSGEEERKSLWKTNEKFLWKK; this comes from the exons TCACCTTCTGCAGTTGAAAAAG CAACATGGCGTGAAGGTGACACTTGTCTGGCTCCTGACCCGAGAGATGGCTCCCTGCGAGAAACCACCATTAAAAGACTGACCTCCACCTCTCATGATCACGATATGACAGCGTGGGTGGTTTTCACTGACCATAgtaaagatgaagaagaagaagaagaagaagaggaggaagctgtaCCTGTCTCTAAACTCACGAGACCAGGCGTGAATCACTTCACCCAGGAGAAACCTTTGTTTCCCAGCAGCGTCACAGACACCAGGCTATGTGTCCCCTTATTGTTGAGTGATGTTGATGGGGACAGAGTCCCCTACACCATCAACAGATACCTGAGGGATTACCAGAGAGAAGGAATCGGGTTCATTTACAACAATTACATCTGTTCCAGAGGTTGTATCCTGGGGGACGACATGGGCCTGGGAAAAACTGTACAG GTCATTGGTTTCCTTGCCGCTGTACTGCACAAAACAGGCACATGGGAGGACATCAAGAACAACAGGCCTCAGTTTCTGCAGAGTCAGATGCCTTCCAAGCAAAGTAAACCCAACAAA GTGTTCCTGATTGTGGCCCCGCTGTCGGTGCTTTATAACTGGAAAGATGAGCTGGACACATGGGGCCACTTCCAGTTTGTGGTGGTTCATGGgctgaagaaagaggaggagctggcTCGCATCAAGAAGGGGCGCATCGAGATCGCCCTCACTACCTATGAAACTCTGCGTCTTTGTCTGGATCAGTTTAATAA CATAGACTGGTCTGCTGTGGTTGTGGATGAGGCCCACAAGATAAAGAATCCAAACTCTCAGATCACTCAGGCCATGAAGGATCTGAAATGTAAG atcAGAGTTGGCCTCACTGGCACCATCTTACAGAACAACCTAGAGGAGCTGTGGTGTGTCATGGACTG GGCCATACCTGGTTGTCTCGGCATCTTAGGACATTTCAAGAACAAGTTTTCAGATCCAATTGAGCGAGGGCAGAGGCACAGTGCAACCAAACGTGTCCTGGCTACAGGGAGGAAGACCGTCAGGGCCCTGGTGAAGAAGATCTCCTGCTGGTTCCTCAGAAGGACGAAAGCTCTCATCAGGGAACAACTGCCTAAGAAGGATGACAGG GTGGTGTATTGCTCTCTGACAGACTTTCAGGAGACTGTGTACCGGACGGTGCTGGACACTGAAGATGTGACGTTAATGCTGAGGTCTTCAGAGAAATGTGACTGTCAAAGTGGACGCACCCGCAGCCGCTGCTGCTATGAA ACAAACACGGAAGGTGTGCAAATGAAGGGGCTGTACTTCAGTTATTTGGCCATATTGAGGAAGGTTGCCAACCACACAGCACTGCTTCAGTCCACTGCAGGCTCCAGCAAGAAACAG AAGTACGTGGGTGCCATCTGTGCGAAGGTATTCCAGAAGTTTCCAGACTTTTTGCAGAGATGCAAAGACGAAGCATTTGAAGCTTTGTCGGACCCGATGTACAGTGGAAAGATGAAG GTTTTGCAGAAGCTGCTGAAATTTTACCGTCAAAGGAGAGATAAAGtgcttattttttctctctcaaccAAG CTGTTGGATGTGCTGGAGAGCTACTGCATGGCAGAAGGGCTGGACTACAGCAGGTTGGACGGAGCCACCAAAGCCAAAGACAGAGTCCAGATTGTCAAAGAGTTCAACAGCTCCTGTCACATCAACCTCTGCCTGGTTTCCACCAT GGCGGGTGGTCTCGGTCTTAACTTCGTAGGGGCCAATGTGGTTGTGCTCTTTGACCCCACGTGGAACCCGGCCAATGACCTCCAAGCTATTGACAG GGCATATCGTATTGGCCAGTGCAGGGACGTGACTGTTCTTAGGCTGATTTCATTGGGGACTGTGGAGGAGGTTATCTACCTCAGACAAGTGTACAAACAG CAATTGCAATGCTCCGTTATGGGCAAGGAGAGTTCTCGGCGGTACTTCGAGGCAGTGCAGGGGCATGGTGTCCACAAGGGGGAGCTGTTTGGGATCAACAACCTCTTCCGGCTGCAGACCAAAGGGACATGCCTGACCCGCAAGATACTAGAG CGAGAAGGACGAGTGGAGGCCGGCGTGATGACCAGCAGCACCCACACAGGCgacgagaaggaggaggagacgaaggcAGTTAGC GAACCTGCAGACTCTCCGGCTACAGATGGCCCTGTACCGAATAATGAATCAGCCAAGGAGAAGGGAAGTGCATCGAAGGTCTCCAGAGGGGTGTTGGACTTCAGCAGTGGAAgtgaagaggatgaggatgagcaGGGTCTTAAGAGGAAGGCGTCAAGCCCCAGTGCAATAGATGGCAACACGAGTGGGAATGCTGTAACTGGTCCTGGTCGAATGAGTCTCCTCCAGCACGGTTTCTCGAGGCTCCTCGAAAGGGTCAAAGGAAAACCAGAGTTAGCAGAAGGGGACAGTAGTGATACTGTCGATGAAAGCCCCTTCGAGGAAGATGCTGAGGATCAAAAGATGGAGGCTACCTCCTCTGGCATCACCAAGAACTCCAATACTAGAAATGGCCCAGTCTGTTTCCCTAAATTTGGACCCAAAACGTGGGACTTCTCTAGCGGTTCAGACCGAGAAGACGGGGACAATGGCGATAAGAAGACACAAGAGAGGTTTcctctgttaaaaaaaagtgatgatgCTGTAAGAAAGAGACAGGACCTGAAAGGGCGGGCAAATAAGAAAACTCCAGTGGACGAGGAAAGTGATGAAAAAGCCtcatcaaacaaaaagaaacctaACAAGGTCAAAACTCCAGTTCCAAAAGTGCGCTGCTTTGAAGGCTACTCCGATGAATCTGATGACTTGGACATAGAGGCAAAGACGTGGCCCAGGAGGGACACTTTAAATTCACATGGCCCCCGCGGGAGAGAAAGGCTAGACCGCAACAGAAAGAGGCAAAGTGCTGGTGTTAGAGACAATGCCAGATCCAAATACACAGAAGACATAGAGACATTCACGTCTTCAGAAGATGAACACACGCCAGTTAAGAAGGGGAGATCTACAGGATGTCACTTCACATCTCCACAGATGGAAAGATCCAGAGTTGAGTTGGCAAAAGATGGACGAAGAGCTTCAACAACcaacaggacagagagagaagcggCGGCGCCCAAAGCTGTTTCATTTACAAATCTAAAAAGTCAGACGTCCCCTGCGTCCAAAGGAAAGGATAGAACTATCGACAGTGTGCTAG GGGGCGTACACGAGGTGGTGTACACCCACTCTAACCAGCGCGTGGTGGGCGGGAGCAAAGCAGAGGAGAGGATCAGCAGAGCAGCTGTGCGAGACGTGTTTGAGCGCAAGATGTACTCTCAGCTGCCGGCCAATCACCTTTTAGGCACCCAAGAG AGCTTCTCGGCGAGCCCACCAGCCAGTCAGCCTTTCTCCCCTCCTGTCAGACCACAGAAGCCCAGTGTGGACCATCCAGTCACTTTCTTCAGCAAGAGTGTGCACCACACCGGACACGCCACGTGCATCATCGGAGAGACTCCCCAGGCCATACGCAG gcagcagctggaggaaatGGCAGAGAAATTCAAATTCCCCTCAGTCCATCAGTTTGCAGTGGAAATTCTAAGAGGAAACTCAACCCGGAGACTGGTCTGGCTACGGGAGTTTTACACTTCACTGAACCTCCCTGACCTGGCCAACACAGTCACAAACAACTTCCCACAACATGATTCAGCACAGACCTCCTCTTCAACTGTTACCTCCTCAACAGCCTTCAAAAGAACCGCAAAGTCTCACACACATACCCGAACCCCACAAAAGGATGTTCCAAAAGCCAAGAGAGAGCCTAAACACACTGAGaagaatcctaaacctaaaacTAAGCCTGAAGCCTCGCACAGTGTTTCTGTGCCACAGAAGAAGTCTAGGCACCCACAAAATGATGATCCCGAACCCCAGACACAGCCGAGAAACCCACAAAATGATGTTCTGTCAGCCCAGAAAAAGCAAAAGGTCGCGGAAAATAATGTGCTAGAACCTCTAAGTGATGTTATGAGCCTTGAgtcagaggagcaggaggagacggCCTGCAGTGCCAGAGGACATAAGAGGACAAAGAGGGGTAGTGTTTCTCGTTCTGGAGCCTTCAGAGCTGGTAGTGGTGGTCTTGGCTTGGATCAGGCCAGCAGCAGTGGTCTGGGGTCTGGGAAGGCCACAGCTTTCCACAACTGCACAGACAGACGAATCCCTTCTTCTCCGGACCTCAGCCATGGCAGGTCCACCGCATTATCCAAACCCACAGCAcaggaaagggagaaagagcAGAAAACGTCCTCCAGGACTAGTGAACCCTTTCAGGGCCAGAGAGAGAATTCTCAAACGTCTCCTCCTGAACAGGCCAAGTCCACCTCCAGCCGTCGTTCCCTCCTCACAGATCTGATAGGAGACACGTCAATCCTCGACGATCTGTTAAAACCCAAACTCAGAGGTGCGCAACAAAGGGGTCCCCCAAAATCACCCCCCGCACTCTCCTCCGTGTCCGTTCTCAATACTGACCCTGGTTCTGCAGCCCTCATAGACTCTCCACACAAACCGCCTGTACACCAGGTGGTACCAAAGGGCAGTCGCAAAGACTTCTGGGACATCCTGAATGAGGGTAATGAGGACAGCATCAACAGGTTAACGGACCCGGCGGAAGTGCACAGGGTTTGCATCAACACAAACTTTGCAGCTCGGGGTAGatctggagaagaggagagaaagagtcTCTGGAAGACGAATGAGAAGTTCCTGTGGAAGAAATAA
- the ercc6l2 gene encoding DNA excision repair protein ERCC-6-like 2 isoform X1, with protein sequence MASPSAVEKATWREGDTCLAPDPRDGSLRETTIKRLTSTSHDHDMTAWVVFTDHSKDEEEEEEEEEEAVPVSKLTRPGVNHFTQEKPLFPSSVTDTRLCVPLLLSDVDGDRVPYTINRYLRDYQREGIGFIYNNYICSRGCILGDDMGLGKTVQVIGFLAAVLHKTGTWEDIKNNRPQFLQSQMPSKQSKPNKVFLIVAPLSVLYNWKDELDTWGHFQFVVVHGLKKEEELARIKKGRIEIALTTYETLRLCLDQFNNIDWSAVVVDEAHKIKNPNSQITQAMKDLKCKIRVGLTGTILQNNLEELWCVMDWAIPGCLGILGHFKNKFSDPIERGQRHSATKRVLATGRKTVRALVKKISCWFLRRTKALIREQLPKKDDRVVYCSLTDFQETVYRTVLDTEDVTLMLRSSEKCDCQSGRTRSRCCYETNTEGVQMKGLYFSYLAILRKVANHTALLQSTAGSSKKQEKYVGAICAKVFQKFPDFLQRCKDEAFEALSDPMYSGKMKVLQKLLKFYRQRRDKVLIFSLSTKLLDVLESYCMAEGLDYSRLDGATKAKDRVQIVKEFNSSCHINLCLVSTMAGGLGLNFVGANVVVLFDPTWNPANDLQAIDRAYRIGQCRDVTVLRLISLGTVEEVIYLRQVYKQQLQCSVMGKESSRRYFEAVQGHGVHKGELFGINNLFRLQTKGTCLTRKILEREGRVEAGVMTSSTHTGDEKEEETKAVSEPADSPATDGPVPNNESAKEKGSASKVSRGVLDFSSGSEEDEDEQGLKRKASSPSAIDGNTSGNAVTGPGRMSLLQHGFSRLLERVKGKPELAEGDSSDTVDESPFEEDAEDQKMEATSSGITKNSNTRNGPVCFPKFGPKTWDFSSGSDREDGDNGDKKTQERFPLLKKSDDAVRKRQDLKGRANKKTPVDEESDEKASSNKKKPNKVKTPVPKVRCFEGYSDESDDLDIEAKTWPRRDTLNSHGPRGRERLDRNRKRQSAGVRDNARSKYTEDIETFTSSEDEHTPVKKGRSTGCHFTSPQMERSRVELAKDGRRASTTNRTEREAAAPKAVSFTNLKSQTSPASKGKDRTIDSVLGGVHEVVYTHSNQRVVGGSKAEERISRAAVRDVFERKMYSQLPANHLLGTQESFSASPPASQPFSPPVRPQKPSVDHPVTFFSKSVHHTGHATCIIGETPQAIRRQQLEEMAEKFKFPSVHQFAVEILRGNSTRRLVWLREFYTSLNLPDLANTVTNNFPQHDSAQTSSSTVTSSTAFKRTAKSHTHTRTPQKDVPKAKREPKHTEKNPKPKTKPEASHSVSVPQKKSRHPQNDDPEPQTQPRNPQNDVLSAQKKQKVAENNVLEPLSDVMSLESEEQEETACSARGHKRTKRGSVSRSGAFRAGSGGLGLDQASSSGLGSGKATAFHNCTDRRIPSSPDLSHGRSTALSKPTAQEREKEQKTSSRTSEPFQGQRENSQTSPPEQAKSTSSRRSLLTDLIGDTSILDDLLKPKLRGAQQRGPPKSPPALSSVSVLNTDPGSAALIDSPHKPPVHQVVPKGSRKDFWDILNEGNEDSINRLTDPAEVHRVCINTNFAARGRSGEEERKSLWKTNEKFLWKK encoded by the exons TCACCTTCTGCAGTTGAAAAAG CAACATGGCGTGAAGGTGACACTTGTCTGGCTCCTGACCCGAGAGATGGCTCCCTGCGAGAAACCACCATTAAAAGACTGACCTCCACCTCTCATGATCACGATATGACAGCGTGGGTGGTTTTCACTGACCATAgtaaagatgaagaagaagaagaagaagaagaggaggaagctgtaCCTGTCTCTAAACTCACGAGACCAGGCGTGAATCACTTCACCCAGGAGAAACCTTTGTTTCCCAGCAGCGTCACAGACACCAGGCTATGTGTCCCCTTATTGTTGAGTGATGTTGATGGGGACAGAGTCCCCTACACCATCAACAGATACCTGAGGGATTACCAGAGAGAAGGAATCGGGTTCATTTACAACAATTACATCTGTTCCAGAGGTTGTATCCTGGGGGACGACATGGGCCTGGGAAAAACTGTACAG GTCATTGGTTTCCTTGCCGCTGTACTGCACAAAACAGGCACATGGGAGGACATCAAGAACAACAGGCCTCAGTTTCTGCAGAGTCAGATGCCTTCCAAGCAAAGTAAACCCAACAAA GTGTTCCTGATTGTGGCCCCGCTGTCGGTGCTTTATAACTGGAAAGATGAGCTGGACACATGGGGCCACTTCCAGTTTGTGGTGGTTCATGGgctgaagaaagaggaggagctggcTCGCATCAAGAAGGGGCGCATCGAGATCGCCCTCACTACCTATGAAACTCTGCGTCTTTGTCTGGATCAGTTTAATAA CATAGACTGGTCTGCTGTGGTTGTGGATGAGGCCCACAAGATAAAGAATCCAAACTCTCAGATCACTCAGGCCATGAAGGATCTGAAATGTAAG atcAGAGTTGGCCTCACTGGCACCATCTTACAGAACAACCTAGAGGAGCTGTGGTGTGTCATGGACTG GGCCATACCTGGTTGTCTCGGCATCTTAGGACATTTCAAGAACAAGTTTTCAGATCCAATTGAGCGAGGGCAGAGGCACAGTGCAACCAAACGTGTCCTGGCTACAGGGAGGAAGACCGTCAGGGCCCTGGTGAAGAAGATCTCCTGCTGGTTCCTCAGAAGGACGAAAGCTCTCATCAGGGAACAACTGCCTAAGAAGGATGACAGG GTGGTGTATTGCTCTCTGACAGACTTTCAGGAGACTGTGTACCGGACGGTGCTGGACACTGAAGATGTGACGTTAATGCTGAGGTCTTCAGAGAAATGTGACTGTCAAAGTGGACGCACCCGCAGCCGCTGCTGCTATGAA ACAAACACGGAAGGTGTGCAAATGAAGGGGCTGTACTTCAGTTATTTGGCCATATTGAGGAAGGTTGCCAACCACACAGCACTGCTTCAGTCCACTGCAGGCTCCAGCAAGAAACAG GAGAAGTACGTGGGTGCCATCTGTGCGAAGGTATTCCAGAAGTTTCCAGACTTTTTGCAGAGATGCAAAGACGAAGCATTTGAAGCTTTGTCGGACCCGATGTACAGTGGAAAGATGAAG GTTTTGCAGAAGCTGCTGAAATTTTACCGTCAAAGGAGAGATAAAGtgcttattttttctctctcaaccAAG CTGTTGGATGTGCTGGAGAGCTACTGCATGGCAGAAGGGCTGGACTACAGCAGGTTGGACGGAGCCACCAAAGCCAAAGACAGAGTCCAGATTGTCAAAGAGTTCAACAGCTCCTGTCACATCAACCTCTGCCTGGTTTCCACCAT GGCGGGTGGTCTCGGTCTTAACTTCGTAGGGGCCAATGTGGTTGTGCTCTTTGACCCCACGTGGAACCCGGCCAATGACCTCCAAGCTATTGACAG GGCATATCGTATTGGCCAGTGCAGGGACGTGACTGTTCTTAGGCTGATTTCATTGGGGACTGTGGAGGAGGTTATCTACCTCAGACAAGTGTACAAACAG CAATTGCAATGCTCCGTTATGGGCAAGGAGAGTTCTCGGCGGTACTTCGAGGCAGTGCAGGGGCATGGTGTCCACAAGGGGGAGCTGTTTGGGATCAACAACCTCTTCCGGCTGCAGACCAAAGGGACATGCCTGACCCGCAAGATACTAGAG CGAGAAGGACGAGTGGAGGCCGGCGTGATGACCAGCAGCACCCACACAGGCgacgagaaggaggaggagacgaaggcAGTTAGC GAACCTGCAGACTCTCCGGCTACAGATGGCCCTGTACCGAATAATGAATCAGCCAAGGAGAAGGGAAGTGCATCGAAGGTCTCCAGAGGGGTGTTGGACTTCAGCAGTGGAAgtgaagaggatgaggatgagcaGGGTCTTAAGAGGAAGGCGTCAAGCCCCAGTGCAATAGATGGCAACACGAGTGGGAATGCTGTAACTGGTCCTGGTCGAATGAGTCTCCTCCAGCACGGTTTCTCGAGGCTCCTCGAAAGGGTCAAAGGAAAACCAGAGTTAGCAGAAGGGGACAGTAGTGATACTGTCGATGAAAGCCCCTTCGAGGAAGATGCTGAGGATCAAAAGATGGAGGCTACCTCCTCTGGCATCACCAAGAACTCCAATACTAGAAATGGCCCAGTCTGTTTCCCTAAATTTGGACCCAAAACGTGGGACTTCTCTAGCGGTTCAGACCGAGAAGACGGGGACAATGGCGATAAGAAGACACAAGAGAGGTTTcctctgttaaaaaaaagtgatgatgCTGTAAGAAAGAGACAGGACCTGAAAGGGCGGGCAAATAAGAAAACTCCAGTGGACGAGGAAAGTGATGAAAAAGCCtcatcaaacaaaaagaaacctaACAAGGTCAAAACTCCAGTTCCAAAAGTGCGCTGCTTTGAAGGCTACTCCGATGAATCTGATGACTTGGACATAGAGGCAAAGACGTGGCCCAGGAGGGACACTTTAAATTCACATGGCCCCCGCGGGAGAGAAAGGCTAGACCGCAACAGAAAGAGGCAAAGTGCTGGTGTTAGAGACAATGCCAGATCCAAATACACAGAAGACATAGAGACATTCACGTCTTCAGAAGATGAACACACGCCAGTTAAGAAGGGGAGATCTACAGGATGTCACTTCACATCTCCACAGATGGAAAGATCCAGAGTTGAGTTGGCAAAAGATGGACGAAGAGCTTCAACAACcaacaggacagagagagaagcggCGGCGCCCAAAGCTGTTTCATTTACAAATCTAAAAAGTCAGACGTCCCCTGCGTCCAAAGGAAAGGATAGAACTATCGACAGTGTGCTAG GGGGCGTACACGAGGTGGTGTACACCCACTCTAACCAGCGCGTGGTGGGCGGGAGCAAAGCAGAGGAGAGGATCAGCAGAGCAGCTGTGCGAGACGTGTTTGAGCGCAAGATGTACTCTCAGCTGCCGGCCAATCACCTTTTAGGCACCCAAGAG AGCTTCTCGGCGAGCCCACCAGCCAGTCAGCCTTTCTCCCCTCCTGTCAGACCACAGAAGCCCAGTGTGGACCATCCAGTCACTTTCTTCAGCAAGAGTGTGCACCACACCGGACACGCCACGTGCATCATCGGAGAGACTCCCCAGGCCATACGCAG gcagcagctggaggaaatGGCAGAGAAATTCAAATTCCCCTCAGTCCATCAGTTTGCAGTGGAAATTCTAAGAGGAAACTCAACCCGGAGACTGGTCTGGCTACGGGAGTTTTACACTTCACTGAACCTCCCTGACCTGGCCAACACAGTCACAAACAACTTCCCACAACATGATTCAGCACAGACCTCCTCTTCAACTGTTACCTCCTCAACAGCCTTCAAAAGAACCGCAAAGTCTCACACACATACCCGAACCCCACAAAAGGATGTTCCAAAAGCCAAGAGAGAGCCTAAACACACTGAGaagaatcctaaacctaaaacTAAGCCTGAAGCCTCGCACAGTGTTTCTGTGCCACAGAAGAAGTCTAGGCACCCACAAAATGATGATCCCGAACCCCAGACACAGCCGAGAAACCCACAAAATGATGTTCTGTCAGCCCAGAAAAAGCAAAAGGTCGCGGAAAATAATGTGCTAGAACCTCTAAGTGATGTTATGAGCCTTGAgtcagaggagcaggaggagacggCCTGCAGTGCCAGAGGACATAAGAGGACAAAGAGGGGTAGTGTTTCTCGTTCTGGAGCCTTCAGAGCTGGTAGTGGTGGTCTTGGCTTGGATCAGGCCAGCAGCAGTGGTCTGGGGTCTGGGAAGGCCACAGCTTTCCACAACTGCACAGACAGACGAATCCCTTCTTCTCCGGACCTCAGCCATGGCAGGTCCACCGCATTATCCAAACCCACAGCAcaggaaagggagaaagagcAGAAAACGTCCTCCAGGACTAGTGAACCCTTTCAGGGCCAGAGAGAGAATTCTCAAACGTCTCCTCCTGAACAGGCCAAGTCCACCTCCAGCCGTCGTTCCCTCCTCACAGATCTGATAGGAGACACGTCAATCCTCGACGATCTGTTAAAACCCAAACTCAGAGGTGCGCAACAAAGGGGTCCCCCAAAATCACCCCCCGCACTCTCCTCCGTGTCCGTTCTCAATACTGACCCTGGTTCTGCAGCCCTCATAGACTCTCCACACAAACCGCCTGTACACCAGGTGGTACCAAAGGGCAGTCGCAAAGACTTCTGGGACATCCTGAATGAGGGTAATGAGGACAGCATCAACAGGTTAACGGACCCGGCGGAAGTGCACAGGGTTTGCATCAACACAAACTTTGCAGCTCGGGGTAGatctggagaagaggagagaaagagtcTCTGGAAGACGAATGAGAAGTTCCTGTGGAAGAAATAA